Genomic DNA from Azospirillum brasilense:
GCCAGCGCATCGACGGCCGCCGCACGCTGTTCGCGTACGGACTTCCGCCAACCGCTGCGCGGGTCGGAAGCCGGAGAGAACTCCAGTTTCAGAAGATGCTCGATGATACGGGCAAGATGGCTGTTGATCGCGCGCCGGTCGTTCCTGCCCATGTCCTCGATTTCCTCCGCCACATGCTCCCAATCGATGGGCGTGTTCAGGCGTTCGCGGGCGGCTTCGCGGAGAAGGCGGGCCTGTTCCTGGGTCCAGGCGTAGAAGTCGTCCTCATAACCGATCCGGCTGTCCATGGCCCTTTCTCCGCGACCGCGATCATCCGCGACACCCTAGCACAGGGGGGCGGTCACGACACCGCCGGCTGCTTCGCCTTGACGCCCAGCATGCGGCAGATGGCCACCGTCAGGTCGGAGCGGTTCAGCGTGTAGAAATGGAAGTCCTTGATGCCCTGTGCCTGGAGGGCCTGGCACTGCTCCGCCGCCATGGTCGCGGCGACGAGCTGCCGGGTCTCCGGATCGGCGTCCAGCCCTTCGAAGGTCTCGGCGAAGCGCTGGGGCATCGCCGCCCCGCATTTGCCGGCGAACTCGACCGCGCGGGCGAAGTTGGTGATCGGCAGGATGCCGGGCACGATCGGCACGGTGATGCCGGCGGCCGCACAGCGGTCGAGGAAGCGGAAATAGGCGTCGTTGTCGAAGAAGAACTGGGTGATCGCCCGCGTCGCCCCGGCGTCCACCTTGCGCTTCAGGTTGTCCAGGTCGAACTGCGCGCTCGGCGCCTCCGGGTGGGACTCCGGATAGGCGGCGACGGAGATCTCGAAGTCGGCGACCTTCTTCATCCCGGCCACCAGATCGGCGGCGTAGGCGTAGCCGCCGGGGTGCGGCACGTAGCGGCCGCCCACCCCGCCCTCGGTCTCCGGCGGATCGCCGCGCAGGGCCACGAGATGGCGGATGCCGGCGTCCCAGTAGGTCCGGGCGATGGCGTCGATCTCCTCGCGCGTCGCGCCCACGCAGGTGAAGTGGGCGGCGGCGGGGATGCCCGTCTCCTTCTGGATGCGCGTCACCGTGTTGTGCGTGCGCTCGCGCGTCGAGCCGCCGGCCCCGTAGGTCACCGAGACGAAGGAGGGGCTGAGCGGGGCAAGGCGCTGGATCGCCTGCCACAGGCTCTGTTCCATCTTCTCCGTCTTGGGCGGGAAGAATTCGAAGCTGACCGACGGGATGCCGGACGTCATGACTGGGCTCCGCTGATGGAGAGGATGGAGGGGTCGGCCTGGGATGCGCCCTTCGCGGCGCGCACCGCCGGCCAGATGGATACGGTAAGCGGTTCGCCCGGCAGATGCACCACGGCACCGCAGTCCAGACCACAATGGCGGCACCAGGCGGCGACCTCGGCGTCGGAGAAGCCCAGCCGTCGGTGCGCGTGCTCCGCCCGCAGGGATTCCAACGCGTGGGGAGCGAAGTCGACCACCAGCAGCAGGCCGCCGGGCCGCAGCACGCGCGCCGCCTCGGCGAGCAGATCGGCCGGCGCCTCCGCGAAATGCAGCACCTGATGGACGACTGCCGCGTCGAAGGACCCCGATGGGAAGGGAAGCTGGTACATGTCCGCCTGCCGCACGTGGCAATGGCGGAGCGCCGTGTCCTCCAGCTTGGTGCGGGCGATCGACAGCATCTCGCGCGACTGATCGACGCCCACGGCGCGCCGGGCGCGCGGCCCCAGCACCTCCAGCATGCGGCCCGTGCCGGTGCCGATGTCCAGGAGATCCCCGATCCCGTCGGCGGGGATCAGGCGCAGCAGCGCCTCCTCCACCTCGCGTTCCGGGACGTGGAGGGAGCGGATCTCGTGCCAGCGGGCGGCGTTCTCGCGGAAGTAGCTGGCTGCCGCCTCGGAGCGGGCGCGCTTGATCGCCTCCAGCCGCTCCAGGTCCAGCGTCAGCGTCGGGTCGTCGGACGGGATCGCGTCCACCAGCACGCGCGCCAGTTCCGCCGAGGCGCCGCGCTCCGTCAGCCGGTAGAAGGCGAAGGTGCCCTCCCGGAAACGATCCAGAAGACCGGCGTCGCACAGCAGCTTCAGATGGCGGGACACCCGCGGCTGGCTCTGCCCAAGGATCTGGGTCAGCTCGGTCACCGTCAGCTCGCCATGAGCGCACAGCGCCAGCAGCCGAAGCCGCGTGGTCTCCGCCGCCGCCTTCAATGTCGCAAGCAGTTCGTCCATGACCGCCGGCACCGTCCCGAATCGCCCCGAAGGGCCGGCCGGCCACCGCGGCCCGCCATGCGGGATACAGATATAAAGATATCTTTATGCAGCGTAAACACGTTTTCGCCGCCACCCCTTTCAATCGGGCGGGGGCGGCGGACGGGACGACCGGTCGGCGCGCGAAGGGCGCGGCAATCCTACCACATAGGGCGGTATCCGTATGGTGACCTCGCGTGGCACGCTGGTCAA
This window encodes:
- a CDS encoding DUF29 domain-containing protein: MDSRIGYEDDFYAWTQEQARLLREAARERLNTPIDWEHVAEEIEDMGRNDRRAINSHLARIIEHLLKLEFSPASDPRSGWRKSVREQRAAAVDALADSPSLKGHVDLPSAFRRGRGFATDGLGQDRIDEHALPSECPYGLEQLLDEDWWPVNRHDLD
- the metF gene encoding methylenetetrahydrofolate reductase [NAD(P)H] gives rise to the protein MTSGIPSVSFEFFPPKTEKMEQSLWQAIQRLAPLSPSFVSVTYGAGGSTRERTHNTVTRIQKETGIPAAAHFTCVGATREEIDAIARTYWDAGIRHLVALRGDPPETEGGVGGRYVPHPGGYAYAADLVAGMKKVADFEISVAAYPESHPEAPSAQFDLDNLKRKVDAGATRAITQFFFDNDAYFRFLDRCAAAGITVPIVPGILPITNFARAVEFAGKCGAAMPQRFAETFEGLDADPETRQLVAATMAAEQCQALQAQGIKDFHFYTLNRSDLTVAICRMLGVKAKQPAVS
- a CDS encoding ArsR/SmtB family transcription factor produces the protein MDELLATLKAAAETTRLRLLALCAHGELTVTELTQILGQSQPRVSRHLKLLCDAGLLDRFREGTFAFYRLTERGASAELARVLVDAIPSDDPTLTLDLERLEAIKRARSEAAASYFRENAARWHEIRSLHVPEREVEEALLRLIPADGIGDLLDIGTGTGRMLEVLGPRARRAVGVDQSREMLSIARTKLEDTALRHCHVRQADMYQLPFPSGSFDAAVVHQVLHFAEAPADLLAEAARVLRPGGLLLVVDFAPHALESLRAEHAHRRLGFSDAEVAAWCRHCGLDCGAVVHLPGEPLTVSIWPAVRAAKGASQADPSILSISGAQS